The stretch of DNA AAGGCGCAATTCGTGCCGTTCTGCACCCCGGCAATCAACCTGTTTCCCAAGCGTGTGGACCGGATTCACTTGTCCGAGCGGGTCAACGAACACCATGTGATCGCCGACCGCACGCGGCCGATGGATTTCGAGATTCACTCCTTGAGCGGCATCACGGGCCACGGCACCGGACCGGAGCAGCCGTTCCTGCCGTTCTACGCGGTACGCGATCCGTCGCGCTATGGCCGTGACCAGGCTTACTACACGGTGCGTCGCGAACCCCGCGTGTTGTCCAGCGACCAGCGCCGCAGCGGGCCGCGCTCCACCTATGTGGGCAGCGAAACCTTCGTCAGCCTGGTGGACACCCAGCAAGCCCCGTACCGCCATGACCTGCGCCAACTGGGCGTGACCGCACTGTGCACCAACCGCGACTTGCCGCTGTTCATGAGCGTGGGCAACGGCAAGACCGACTTCACCCTGGCCGACAGTGCGCCGGTCTTGGCCGTGCGCTGCGTCGCCGGGCCAAGCCGCCCGCGCGCCAGCCATGCCCATGACGCCAAGGCCTGGCGCCTGATCAGCCAGTTGTCGTTGAACTACCTGTCGCTGAGCGAGCAAGGCCAGGGCGCCGCCGCGCTGCGTGAACTGCTGCGCCTGTATGGCGACAGCAACGACGCCGCCCTGCAATTGCAGATCGAAGGCCTGCGGGAAGTCAGCAGCAAGGCGGTGACCCGGCGCCTGCCGATGCCCGGCCCGATCGTGTTTGGCCGCGGCCTTGAGATCACTCTGGAATTTGATGAAAACGCGTTCCGCGGCACCGGCGTGTTCCTGCTCGGTGCGGTGTTTGAACGGTTCCTGGCACGCTATGTGTCGATCAACAGTTTTACCGAGACGGTGATCCGTACCACCGAACGCGGCGAGATCATGCGATGGAAAGCCAAGCCCGGACGCCGTCCGACCCTGTGAGTACCCTGGATGCGATGCATCAGGAGCCCTGGGAATATGACTTCTTCCAGGCGCTGCGGCGCATCGAGTGCGAATCGCCGAACCTGCCACGCCTGGGGCATTCCCTGCGCCTGGCGGATGACCCGCTGCGTCTCGGGCAACAGGCCGATTGCACCTTTGCGCCGGCCACACTGGCCTCGGTCGAACCTGGGGCCGAAGGCCAGCCGGCACGGCTGGAGCAGTTCTTCTTCGGCCTCGGCGGCCCCAACGGCCCGCTGCCGCTGCACATCACCGAGTACGTGCGTGAGCGCCAGCGCAACAACGCCGACAGCACCAGCAAGCGCTTCCTGGATGTGTTCCACCATCGCCTGCTGACCCTGTTTTATCGTGCCTGGGCCGAGGCACGGCCTACCGTCAGCCATGACCGCCCGGACGATGACTACTGGTCGGCGCGCCTCGCCGCATTGAGCGGTCGCGGCACCCCGAGCCTGCTCAACCAGGGCCTGATCCCCGACACGGCGAAGCTGCATTACAGCGGCCACCTGTCGGCACAAACCCGCTATCCGGACGGCCTGAAGGCGATTCTCGGCGAGTACTTCGGCCTGCCGGTGGAGATCGAAGAATACGTCGGCCAATGGCTGGAGCTGCCCGAGCGCAGCCGCGTGAGTGTCAGCGCCAACCAGCTGGGCGTGGACTTTTGCCTGGGCAGCCATGTGTGGGACCGCCAGCATAAATTCCGCATTCGCCTGGGCCCGCTGAAGCTCGATGACTACATGGGCATGCTGCCCGGCAGCCAGCCGTTCAACGAGCTGGTGGCGTGGGTCGCCGAGTACCTGGGCCACGAACTGGACTGGGACCTGAATCTGGTTCTGCAACAACCGGAAGTGCCGGCCCTGCAACTCAGCGGCCAGTTCCGCCTGGGCTTCAACACCTGGCTCGGCCAACCCGAGCATGACGCCAACGACCTAATCCTGGCCCGGCATTACGCCGAACACGCCAACACCTCAAGGAATCCAGAGCATGGGTGAAATCAGTCGCGCCGCACTGTTCGGCAAACTCAACAGTGTGGCCTACAAGGCCATCGAAGCCGCCACCGTGTTCTGCAAGCTGCGGGGCAACCCGTACGTGGAACTGGCCCACTGGTTTCACCAGTTGCTGCAACTGCAGGACTCTGACCTGCACCGCATCATTCGACAGTTCAATGTCGAGCCGGCGCGTCTGGCCCGCGACCTGACCGAAGCCCTGGACCGCCTGCCCCGTGGCTCGACGTCGATCACTGACTTGTCGTCCCATGTAGAAGAAGCGGTCGAGCGTGGCTGGGTCTACGGCAGCCTGATGTTTGGCGAAAGCCAGGTGCGCACCGGTTACCTGGTGCTGGGAATTCTCAAGACGCCGAGCCTGCGCCATGCGCTGTTGGGCTTGTCCGGTGAGTTCGACAAGATCAAGGCCGAAGCCCTGAGCGAACGCTTTGATGAATACGTCGGCGACTCGCCCGAAAATGCACTGAGTGCCAGCGACGGTTTCAACGCCGGTGCTGTACCGGGCGAGGCCAGCGGCGCCATGGCCCCGAGCGCAATGGGCAAGCAGGAAGCCCTCAAGCGCTTCACCGTCGACCTGACCGAACAGGCCCGCAGCGGCAAGCTCGACCCGATCGTCGGGCGTGACGAAGAGATCCGCCAACTGGTGGACATCCTCATGCGTCGCCGCCAGAACAACCCGATCCTTACCGGTGAAGCCGGCGTCGGCAAGACCGCCGTGGTCGAAGGCTTCGCCCTGCGCATCGTCGCCGGCGACGTACCACCCGCGCTGAAAGATGTGGAACTGCGCAGCCTCGATGTCGGCCTGCTGCAAGCCGGCGCGAGCATGAAAGGCGAGTTCGAACAACGCCTGCGCCAGGTCATCGAAGACGTCCAGGCTTCGCCGAAACCGATCATCCTGTTTATCGACGAAGCCCACACCCTGGTAGGTGCCGGTGGCGCCGCCGGGACCGGTGACGCGGCCAACCTGCTCAAGCCTGCCCTGGCCCGTGGCACCTTGCGTACCGTGGCCGCCACCACCTGGGCCGAGTACAAGAAGCACATCGAAAAAGACCCGGCCCTGACCCGCCGTTTCCAGGTGGTGCAAGTGGCCGAGCCGTCGGAAGACAAGGCGTTGCTGATGATGCGCGGCGTGGCTTCGACCATGGAAAAACACCATCAGGTGCAGATCCTCGACGAAGCGCTGGAAGCGTCAGTGAAGCTGTCCCACCGCTACATTCCGGCGCGTCAATTGCCGGACAAATCCGTGAGCCTGCTGGACACCGCCTGCGCCCGCGTCGCCATCAGCCTGCACGCGGTGCCGGCAGAAGTCGACGACAGCCGCCGCCGTATCGAGGCACTGGAAACCGAGCTGCAAATCATCGCCCGCGAGCACGCGATCGGCATCGCCATCGGTGCGCGCCAGACCAACAGCGAAGCGCTGCTGAGCGCCGAACGCGAGCGCCTGGCCACCCTGGAAAGCCGTTGGGCCGAAGAGAAAACCCTGGTGGATGAGTTGCTCGCCACCCGTGCGACGTTGCGCGAAAAATCCGGTGTCGTGGACAGCGGCGATGACCAATTGCGTGCCCAATTGGTAGACCTGCAACAACGCCTTAGCACCCTGCAAGGTGAAACTCCGCTGATCCTGCCGACCGTGGATTACCAGGCCGTGGCCTCGGTGGTCGCCGACTGGACCGGCATCCCGGTGGGCCGCATGGCCCGCAACGAACTGGAGACGGTGCTCAACCTCGACCAGCACCTGAAGAAACGCATCATCGGCCAGGACCACGCCTTGCAGATGATCGCCAAGCGCATCCAGACCTCCCGCGCCGGCCTCGACAACCCGAGCAAGCCGATTGGCGTGTTCATGCTCGCCGGCACCTCCGGCGTGGGCAAGACCGAAACCGCCCTGGCCCTGGCCGAAGCCATGTACGGCGGTGAGCAGAACGTGATCACCATCAACATGAGCGAGTTCCAGGAAGCCCACACCGTGTCCACCCTCAAGGGTGCGCCACCGGGCTACATTGGCTATGGCGAAGGTGGCGTGCTGACCGAAGCCGTGCGGCGCAAACCCTACAGCGTGGTGCTGCTGGACGAGGTGGAAAAAGCCCACCCGGACGTGCATGAAATCTTCTTCCAGGTGTTCGACAAAGGCGTGATGGAAGACGGCGAAGGCCGGGTGATCGACTTCAAGAACACCTTGATCCTGCTGACCACCAACGCCGGTACCGAGTTGATTTCCCGGGTCTGCAAAGACCCGGCGAACATCCCCGAGCCCGAGGAAATCGCCAAGGCCCTGCGCCAGCCGCTGCTGGAGATTTTCCCGCCGGCGCTGCTCGGCCGCCTGGTGACCATTCCGTACTACCCGCTGAGCGACGAGATGCTCAAGGCAATCACCCGCCTGCAACTCAACCGCATCAAGAAGCGTGTGGAGAACACCCACAAAGTCGCCTTCGATTACGACGACGACGTGGTCGACCTGATCGTGTCCCGCTGCACCGAAACCGAAAGCGGCGGGCGGATGATCGACACCATCCTCACCAACAGCCTGCTGCCGGACATGAGCCGCGAATTCCTCACCCGCATGCTCGAAGGCAAGGCGCTGGCGGGGGTGCGGATCAGCACGCGGGATAACGAATTGCACTACGACTTCAACGATTGACCTGACGGAATGCGATCAAAACTGTGGGAGCGGGCTTGCTCGCGAAGACGGCGTATCAGTTGATGCATCCGGTGACTGATTCACCGCGTTCGCGAGCAAGCCCGCTCCCATAGTTGGAGCCGGTTCCTACAGTTATTACGCTATTTACGGGTTAACCGATGTTATTCAACCAAGCCTCACGCCTGGCCAAGATCACCAGCCCCCTGGGGCCGGATGTGCTGCTGCTCAATGAAATGGGTGGCGGCGAAGAGCTGGGTCGGCTGTT from Pseudomonas sp. NC02 encodes:
- the tssG gene encoding type VI secretion system baseplate subunit TssG — its product is MESQARTPSDPVSTLDAMHQEPWEYDFFQALRRIECESPNLPRLGHSLRLADDPLRLGQQADCTFAPATLASVEPGAEGQPARLEQFFFGLGGPNGPLPLHITEYVRERQRNNADSTSKRFLDVFHHRLLTLFYRAWAEARPTVSHDRPDDDYWSARLAALSGRGTPSLLNQGLIPDTAKLHYSGHLSAQTRYPDGLKAILGEYFGLPVEIEEYVGQWLELPERSRVSVSANQLGVDFCLGSHVWDRQHKFRIRLGPLKLDDYMGMLPGSQPFNELVAWVAEYLGHELDWDLNLVLQQPEVPALQLSGQFRLGFNTWLGQPEHDANDLILARHYAEHANTSRNPEHG
- the tssH gene encoding type VI secretion system ATPase TssH, whose translation is MGEISRAALFGKLNSVAYKAIEAATVFCKLRGNPYVELAHWFHQLLQLQDSDLHRIIRQFNVEPARLARDLTEALDRLPRGSTSITDLSSHVEEAVERGWVYGSLMFGESQVRTGYLVLGILKTPSLRHALLGLSGEFDKIKAEALSERFDEYVGDSPENALSASDGFNAGAVPGEASGAMAPSAMGKQEALKRFTVDLTEQARSGKLDPIVGRDEEIRQLVDILMRRRQNNPILTGEAGVGKTAVVEGFALRIVAGDVPPALKDVELRSLDVGLLQAGASMKGEFEQRLRQVIEDVQASPKPIILFIDEAHTLVGAGGAAGTGDAANLLKPALARGTLRTVAATTWAEYKKHIEKDPALTRRFQVVQVAEPSEDKALLMMRGVASTMEKHHQVQILDEALEASVKLSHRYIPARQLPDKSVSLLDTACARVAISLHAVPAEVDDSRRRIEALETELQIIAREHAIGIAIGARQTNSEALLSAERERLATLESRWAEEKTLVDELLATRATLREKSGVVDSGDDQLRAQLVDLQQRLSTLQGETPLILPTVDYQAVASVVADWTGIPVGRMARNELETVLNLDQHLKKRIIGQDHALQMIAKRIQTSRAGLDNPSKPIGVFMLAGTSGVGKTETALALAEAMYGGEQNVITINMSEFQEAHTVSTLKGAPPGYIGYGEGGVLTEAVRRKPYSVVLLDEVEKAHPDVHEIFFQVFDKGVMEDGEGRVIDFKNTLILLTTNAGTELISRVCKDPANIPEPEEIAKALRQPLLEIFPPALLGRLVTIPYYPLSDEMLKAITRLQLNRIKKRVENTHKVAFDYDDDVVDLIVSRCTETESGGRMIDTILTNSLLPDMSREFLTRMLEGKALAGVRISTRDNELHYDFND
- the tssF gene encoding type VI secretion system baseplate subunit TssF, translating into MNPRLLELYNQELHHVRESAAEFAKEYPKIASRLTLSGMDCADPYVERLLEGFAYLTARVQLKLDAEYPTFTNNLLEIAYPHYLAPTPSMTVVQLQADPDEGSLASGFPLPRDTVLRAALGRETQTCCEYRTAHPVTLWPLQVAQAEYFGNPSAVLGRLAASEPKAKAGLRLTLRTGAELPFNSLALDNLPLYLSGADEQPFRLYEQLLGNACAVFARKPGGDWVERLPPDALRSRGFDDADAAMPVVPRAFQGYRLLQEYFALPHRFLFVEFAELNRAVKRCDGQELELIVLFDRHDPSLEGSVGKAQFVPFCTPAINLFPKRVDRIHLSERVNEHHVIADRTRPMDFEIHSLSGITGHGTGPEQPFLPFYAVRDPSRYGRDQAYYTVRREPRVLSSDQRRSGPRSTYVGSETFVSLVDTQQAPYRHDLRQLGVTALCTNRDLPLFMSVGNGKTDFTLADSAPVLAVRCVAGPSRPRASHAHDAKAWRLISQLSLNYLSLSEQGQGAAALRELLRLYGDSNDAALQLQIEGLREVSSKAVTRRLPMPGPIVFGRGLEITLEFDENAFRGTGVFLLGAVFERFLARYVSINSFTETVIRTTERGEIMRWKAKPGRRPTL